A portion of the Paenibacillus hamazuiensis genome contains these proteins:
- a CDS encoding VOC family protein — translation MALTSVFTSFNLPVKNVEQSKAFFTGLGFELNPQFPDNENSVAIVIGDNLQVMLINQAFFNTLTEKESVDTSKYAQMTIALAFESREKVDEIVNTAVSLGGKLHAEPEDHGFMYHWGFVDLDGHLWAINYMNMDAAQG, via the coding sequence ATGGCATTAACGTCCGTATTCACGAGCTTCAACCTGCCTGTAAAAAACGTAGAACAATCGAAAGCGTTCTTCACCGGACTCGGATTCGAGCTCAACCCGCAATTCCCCGATAACGAGAATTCGGTAGCCATCGTGATCGGAGACAACCTGCAGGTCATGCTGATCAATCAAGCATTCTTTAATACGCTCACGGAGAAGGAATCCGTCGATACGAGCAAGTATGCGCAGATGACGATCGCATTGGCCTTCGAGAGCCGGGAAAAGGTCGATGAAATCGTGAATACCGCGGTCTCCTTGGGCGGGAAATTGCACGCTGAACCTGAAGATCATGGGTTCATGTATCATTGGGGCTTCGTGGACTTGGACGGCCATCTGTGGGCCATTAACTACATGAACATGGATGCGGCACAAGGTTAA
- a CDS encoding xanthine phosphoribosyltransferase has product MKALEDKIRAEGIVLSDQVLKVDSFLNHQVDAELMLLIGQEFAARYAEAGVTKVLTLESSGIAPAVMAALALKVPLVFARKQKSVTLKDDLYVETVHSFTKQQMNEVAVSRKFLSPGDKVLIIDDFLAHGEAALGMARIVEAAGAAVAGIGIVIEKSFQSGAAKLKEAGYRVDSLARISSLTGGEVRFAEE; this is encoded by the coding sequence ATGAAAGCGTTGGAGGACAAAATCAGGGCCGAAGGCATCGTATTAAGCGACCAGGTGCTGAAGGTGGATTCGTTCCTGAATCATCAGGTGGACGCGGAGCTGATGTTGCTCATCGGGCAGGAATTTGCCGCACGGTATGCGGAAGCGGGGGTGACGAAGGTGCTCACGCTGGAGTCGTCCGGCATCGCGCCGGCCGTCATGGCCGCGCTGGCCTTGAAGGTGCCGCTTGTCTTCGCGCGCAAGCAAAAGTCGGTGACGCTGAAGGACGATCTTTATGTCGAGACCGTGCATTCGTTTACCAAGCAGCAGATGAACGAGGTCGCCGTTTCGCGGAAATTTTTGTCCCCCGGAGATAAGGTGCTGATCATCGACGATTTCCTCGCTCACGGCGAAGCCGCACTCGGGATGGCGCGGATCGTCGAGGCGGCGGGCGCTGCGGTGGCGGGGATCGGCATCGTCATCGAAAAATCGTTTCAGTCCGGCGCCGCCAAGCTGAAGGAAGCGGGATACCGCGTCGATTCGCTCGCCCGGATCTCCTCTCTGACCGGTGGAGAAGTGCGTTTCGCCGAGGAGTAA